A region of uncultured Draconibacterium sp. DNA encodes the following proteins:
- a CDS encoding RNA polymerase sigma factor codes for MKTKEIQFEELFKENKDRVFRICCSYVRDSHNRDDLFQEIFTNIWKNLGSFRNESHVNTWIYRISINTAINYCRLQSTNDKRCQEIKQDILSDDDVNLARKTVLEKELKRMFEAINLLPVTEKSIISLVLEGLDHARIAEIVGISEVNVRVKFHRIKKKLKQMMEEQKHEL; via the coding sequence ATGAAGACCAAAGAAATACAGTTTGAAGAACTTTTTAAGGAGAACAAAGACCGGGTTTTCCGTATCTGCTGTTCTTACGTGCGTGACAGCCATAACCGCGACGATTTGTTTCAGGAAATATTCACCAACATTTGGAAAAACCTTGGGTCGTTCAGAAATGAAAGCCATGTAAACACCTGGATCTACAGGATATCGATAAATACGGCCATAAATTATTGCCGTCTGCAGAGTACCAACGATAAACGCTGCCAGGAAATAAAACAGGATATTCTTTCGGACGATGATGTTAATCTGGCCCGAAAAACGGTTCTTGAGAAAGAACTAAAAAGAATGTTTGAAGCAATTAACCTGCTTCCTGTTACAGAAAAGTCAATAATCAGTTTGGTTCTTGAGGGATTGGACCACGCAAGAATCGCTGAAATAGTTGGCATATCAGAAGTAAACGTCCGGGTAAAATTTCACCGGATTAAAAAGAAATTAAAACAAATGATGGAGGAACAGAAACATGAACTTTGA